In one Nicotiana tomentosiformis chromosome 6, ASM39032v3, whole genome shotgun sequence genomic region, the following are encoded:
- the LOC138894037 gene encoding uncharacterized protein, with protein sequence MPHIDDLFDQLQGARVFSKIDLRSKYHQLKIRASDIPKMTFKTRHYEFLVISFRLTNALAAFMYLMKNVFQPYLDSSVIVFIDAILVYSSSWEEHEQHLRTRSFLGLASYYRCFMEGFSSITALLTKLTQKGALFRWSDECEESFQKFKTAVTTAPVKYEHQRPCGLLQKIDIPEWKWERYHYGIHAKFSYNNSYQSSIQIAPYEALYERRCHSPIGWFEPGEARLLGTELVRDALDKVKLIQERLRTSQSMQKSYVDIKARDVEFMVGKKVLLRVSPMKGVMRFGKNDKLSPWYIAPFEVSERVGEVAYRLALPPSLSGVHLMFHVSIPWKYYGDPSHVLDFSSVQLDKDLTYFEDPMTIMDRQVLKLRSKNIASVKVKWRGKPIEEATW encoded by the exons atgccacatattgatgatttatttgatcagcttcaaggtgctagggtgttctcgaagattgacttaaGATCGAagtatcatcagttaaagatcagGGCTTCTGACATTCCTAAGATGACCTTCAAGACCcggcattatgagttcttggtgatttCATTTAGGCTGACTAATGCCCTAGCTGCTTTCATGTATTTGATGAAaaatgtatttcagccttatctggattcctcagtcattgtgtttattgatgctATATTAGTGTATTCCTCTAGTtgggaggagcacgagcaacatttgaggact aggagtttcctaggtttggctaGTTACTATCGTTGctttatggagggtttctcgtctattacagctctattgaccaagttgactcagaagggtgctctattcagatggtctgatgagtgtgaggagagctttcagaagttcaagacagctgtgactacagctcca gtcaagtatgagcatcagagaccatgtggtttgcttcagaagattgacataccagagtggaaatgggagcgataTCACTATGGAATTCATG cgaagttttcctacaacaacagctaccagtcgagcatccagattgctccatatgaggcattatatgagaGGCGGTGTCATTctccgattggttggtttgagcctggcgaggctaggctattgggcacagagttggttcgtgatgctttggacaaggttaaattaattcaagAGCGGCTTCGTACATCGCAGTCCAtgcaaaagagttatgttgataTCAAGGCTCGTGATGTGGAATTCATGGTGGGTAAGAAGGTCCTacttagagtttcacccatgaagggtgtgatgcgaTTTGGGAAGAATGataagttgagcccttggtatattgctCCATTCGAGGTGtcagagagagttggtgaggtggcctacagacttgctttgccacccagcttatccgGAGTTCATCtgatgtttcatgtttccataccTTGGAAGTACTATGGGGATCcatcacatgtgttggattttagctcggtacaattggacaaggatttgacttattttgAGGATCCAATGACCATTATGGATAGGCAGGTTctaaagctgaggtcgaagaatattgcatcGGTAAAGGTTAAGTGGAGAGGTAaaccgatcgaggaggcgacttggtag